A window of the Lolium perenne isolate Kyuss_39 chromosome 7, Kyuss_2.0, whole genome shotgun sequence genome harbors these coding sequences:
- the LOC127316063 gene encoding uncharacterized protein produces MAQPDVPHTGRPYVRRSRLFRLHGLHRRFAFAVIAKDITDNIANDSDLRRVVHAMVLDQYCASSGQLVSQAKCSIFFNPNVDVDIRAAICVELNIMTEAICDRYLGLPALVGADRSDKFLYLLEKIIKRLEGWKEKFLSMGGKEILLKAIIQSIPVYAMSVFNLPKKLCKEITDAMAAFWWGDTEEKKKMHWMAWWKLCVPKRTGGISLSLHNAQFVLKDQRIFFI; encoded by the exons ATGGCACAGCCGGACGTGCCGCACACGGGGCGCCCCTACGTGCGACGCAGCAGGCTGTTTCGCCTGCACGGTCTCCATCGCCGGTTCGCCTTCGCCGTCATAGCCAAGGACATCACCGACAACATCGCCAACGACTCCGATCTGCGGCgcgtcgtccacgccatg GTTCTTGACCAATATTGTGCAAGCTCGGGGCAGTTGGTGAGTCAAGCAAAATGCAGCATTTTCTTCAATCCTAATGTGGATGTTGATATAAGGGCTGCTATTTGTGTGGAACTTAATATTATGACGGAAGCAATCTGTGATAGATACCTTGGCTTACCCGCTTTAGTTGGTGCAGATAGATCAGATAAATTCCTTTATCTTCTAGAGAAAATCATTAAAAGACTGGAGGGTTGGAAAGAAAAGTTCTTGTCGATGGGGGGTAAAGAAATTCTTCTGAAGGCTATTATCCAATCCATACCTGTGTATGCAATGTCAGTTTTTAATCTTCCAAAGAAGCTTTGCAAGGAAATAACAGATGCAATGGCAGCTTTTTGGTGGGGAGATACAGAGGAGAAAAAAAAGATGCACTGGATGGCTTGGTGGAAACTATGTGTCCCTAAAAGAACTGGAG GCATATCCCTGTCTCTCCACAATGCCCAGTTTGTTTTGAAGGACCAGAGGATATTCTTCATCTGA